In Aegilops tauschii subsp. strangulata cultivar AL8/78 chromosome 3, Aet v6.0, whole genome shotgun sequence, one genomic interval encodes:
- the LOC109770347 gene encoding uncharacterized protein codes for MTLLAAITSPAAAAAANHPVVLTPGAPPPSATTALPAPIDPADWALAPADPALATAASFLAVSLSADALTAPRFRALLGSFLTTLSRSLALPAPPAKLLPAVRAAAPFLPATLAPLLASSAARLAEYDVLLALAETRALPHPPQGLLAALDAAARPDLLCAVLRQAADLRSAELLAALRCFLSPASDRAYDAMVAVKTRWKEAALAVANMAVDEPTTGAQVTRRAAILLMMGHDGFTSPEVCLHYLFASRNVEDSLVLAAAVSELDGGEVASLLRYLAKWVGKYSRFPEAQPCPEAVEIHKLEQCDSVPSLVAVARAMGLVLDQHFSHLVLNAELRQDLLAAGVMAKELAAEAEASGPILDLLRRMPQAV; via the coding sequence ATGACGCTCCTCGCCGCCATCACCAGCCCCGCCGCGGCGGCCGCCGCCAACCACCCCGTCGTCCTCACCCCGGGCGCGCCACCACCTTCCGCGACCACCGCCCTCCCCGCCCCAATCGACCCCGCCGACTGGGCCCTCGCCCCGGCCGACCCGGccctcgccaccgccgcctcctTCCTCGCCGTCTCCCTCTCCGCCGACGCGCTCACCGCCCCGCGCTTCCGCGCCCTGCTCGGCTCCTTCCTCACCACCCTCTCCCGCTCCCTCGCCCTCCCGGCCCCGCCCGCCAAGCTCCTCCCCGCCGTCCGCGCCGCGGCCCCCTTCCTCCCCGCCACGCTCGCCCCGCTCCTCGCCTCCagcgccgcccgcctcgccgAGTACGACGTGCTGCTCGCCCTCGCGGAGACCCGCGCGCTCCCGCACCCGCCGCAGGGCCTCCTCGCGGCCCTCGACGCCGCGGCCCGCCCCGACCTCCTCTGCGCCGTGCTCCGCCAGGCCGCCGACCTCCGGTCCGCCGAGCTCCTCGCCGCGCTCCGCTGCTTCCTCTCCCCGGCCTCCGACCGGGCCTACGACGCCATGGTCGCCGTCAAGACCCGCTGGAAGGAGGCCGCCTTGGCCGTCGCCAACATGGCCGTCGACGAGCCCACCACAGGCGCCCAGGTCACGAGGCGTGCCGCGATCCTGCTCATGATGGGCCACGACGGGTTCACCTCCCCGGAGGTGTGCCTGCACTACCTCTTCGCGTCGAGGAACGTCGAGGACTCGCTGGTCCTCGCCGCGGCCGTGTCCGAGCTGGACGGCGGGGAGGTGGCCAGCCTGCTGAGGTACCTCGCCAAGTGGGTGGGGAAGTACTCCAGGTTCCCGGAGGCCCAGCCTTGCCCCGAGGCGGTGGAAATCCACAAGCTGGAGCAGTGCGACAGCGTGCCGTCGCTTGTGGCAGTGGCCAGGGCGATGGGCCTGGTGCTGGACCAGCATTTCTCCCACCTCGTGCTGAACGCGGAGCTGCGGCAGGACTTGTTGGCCGCGGGGGTGATGGCGAAAGAGCTGGCTGCCGAGGCTGAAGCTTCCGGTCCGATCCTCGACTTGCTGCGCCGTATGCCGCAGGCTGTGTGA